The following proteins come from a genomic window of Gimesia chilikensis:
- a CDS encoding type II secretion system F family protein — MITSVGLRWRVGPFQPRMDTRTHIVVVAGEITTFMMNSNQPKSQSVSAESLADLNDELAAMVRTGIPLDEGLRNAAKYLKADSQNFIRHLLQKIEEGTSLDEAVQSEAIQLPSTYVALIKSGIKMGRLPEALTSFASFARARMDLRRELGAALIYPAIILIIAFMLSLFVCFVIFPELVTANELFQLKNTLVMNTLMSLFGFYQNWFILIPAIFLALLFSWKFSRHSFLLSREVNQSGLKSLATNIAYGWVPGYRRLVLDMNYSTFAEMAGVLLSYHIPLSDSLVLAAECTGNSKMINQFRSVAEKLEQGEGIEGSIQSAAELPGYIQSMLMNPAHQNRLPDIMSEIARVYQTRVLNRIEWIKNIVPVGLVVLVAGGITVCYALLVFLPFVEILKMLGSPSV; from the coding sequence TTGATCACATCTGTCGGTCTGCGCTGGCGGGTCGGACCATTTCAGCCTAGAATGGACACAAGAACACATATTGTCGTGGTGGCCGGTGAGATAACAACATTCATGATGAACTCGAATCAACCCAAATCCCAGAGCGTATCAGCTGAAAGTTTAGCTGATCTCAATGATGAGTTGGCTGCGATGGTCCGTACTGGGATTCCGTTAGATGAAGGGCTCAGAAATGCCGCAAAATATTTGAAAGCGGATTCGCAGAACTTCATCAGGCATCTGCTGCAAAAAATTGAGGAAGGAACTTCTCTGGATGAGGCTGTCCAGTCCGAAGCGATCCAGTTACCGTCTACCTACGTCGCGCTCATCAAATCAGGAATCAAAATGGGGCGTTTGCCGGAAGCGCTGACATCCTTTGCTTCATTTGCTCGCGCCAGGATGGATTTGCGACGCGAACTCGGAGCAGCATTGATCTATCCAGCGATAATTCTGATTATCGCCTTTATGCTTTCGCTGTTTGTCTGCTTCGTTATTTTTCCAGAACTGGTCACCGCGAATGAACTATTTCAGCTCAAAAATACTTTAGTGATGAATACGCTCATGAGCCTGTTCGGATTTTACCAGAACTGGTTCATACTGATTCCTGCGATATTTCTGGCCTTGCTTTTCAGCTGGAAATTCAGTCGGCATTCATTCTTGTTGTCTCGAGAAGTTAATCAGTCTGGTTTGAAATCTCTGGCAACCAACATCGCATATGGGTGGGTCCCCGGCTATCGCAGGTTGGTGCTCGATATGAACTATTCCACTTTTGCGGAAATGGCCGGTGTTTTGCTTTCATATCATATTCCTTTATCTGATTCACTCGTACTCGCAGCAGAGTGTACGGGCAATTCGAAAATGATCAATCAATTCCGTTCAGTGGCGGAAAAACTTGAACAGGGGGAGGGAATTGAAGGCAGTATTCAGTCTGCAGCAGAATTACCTGGATATATTCAATCCATGTTGATGAATCCCGCACATCAAAATCGCCTGCCGGACATCATGTCCGAAATTGCCCGTGTTTATCAGACGCGCGTATTAAACCGTATTGAATGGATCAAAAACATCGTCCCTGTGGGATTAGTCGTATTAGTCGCAGGCGGTATTACAGTCTGTTATGCACTGCTCGTTTTTTTACCCTTCGTCGAGATTTTAAAAATGCTGGGAAGTCCTTCGGTCTAA
- the asnS gene encoding asparagine--tRNA ligase: MIRTKIKAALHTSQPGETIKVSGWVRTRRDSKSGFSFVELNDGSCMSNLQIVIDQSVPDYETLIKDVTTGSSISVTGKVNESPGKNQRIELHAESFILYGTADAESYPLQKKRHSFEFLREIAHLRPRTNTFGAITRVRNEAAYAIHRFFQSRGFVYIQTPIITTSDCEGAGEMFQVTTLNLERLAQVQTEIDFSQDFFGKPASLTVSGQLEAEIFATSLGECYTFGPTFRAENSNTSRHLAEFWMIEPEMPFYDLEDNMALAESFVRTVIGDVLQNCPEDMEFFNQRIDQTTLEKLHNITENEFIRLSYTDAIEIVKSCGKQFDFPIDWGSDMQSEHERYLTEEHFKQPVIVYNYPRTIKPFYMRCNDDGKTVCAMDVLVPGVGEIIGGSQREERYDVLIDRMREGDLNPEDYWWYTDLRKYGTVPHSGFGLGFERLIQLLTSMTNIRDCIPFPRTPKNAEF; the protein is encoded by the coding sequence ATGATTCGTACCAAAATTAAAGCAGCACTGCATACCTCCCAGCCCGGCGAAACAATCAAGGTATCCGGGTGGGTCCGCACTCGCCGAGATTCGAAGAGTGGCTTTTCTTTTGTCGAGCTCAATGATGGCAGCTGCATGTCTAATTTACAAATCGTCATCGATCAAAGCGTTCCAGACTATGAAACGCTGATCAAAGATGTCACCACCGGTTCCAGTATCTCAGTCACTGGAAAAGTGAATGAATCACCGGGTAAGAATCAGCGAATAGAGCTGCACGCTGAATCGTTTATTCTGTACGGAACTGCAGACGCTGAAAGTTACCCTCTCCAGAAGAAACGACACAGCTTCGAGTTTCTCAGAGAAATTGCCCACCTGCGTCCCCGCACCAATACCTTTGGAGCCATTACCCGCGTCCGCAATGAAGCCGCGTATGCAATTCATCGCTTCTTTCAGTCCAGGGGGTTTGTCTATATTCAGACTCCGATTATTACCACCAGTGACTGCGAGGGAGCAGGCGAAATGTTTCAGGTCACGACACTCAACCTGGAACGTCTAGCGCAAGTTCAGACCGAAATCGACTTTTCTCAGGACTTTTTCGGCAAACCAGCATCTCTGACAGTCAGCGGTCAACTGGAAGCAGAGATTTTTGCCACCTCACTCGGTGAGTGTTATACCTTCGGCCCAACATTCCGTGCAGAGAATTCAAATACATCCCGTCATCTCGCTGAATTCTGGATGATTGAGCCTGAAATGCCCTTCTATGATCTTGAAGACAACATGGCACTCGCAGAAAGTTTTGTCAGAACTGTCATAGGGGATGTTCTGCAGAACTGTCCTGAAGACATGGAGTTTTTCAACCAGCGTATCGATCAGACTACATTAGAAAAACTGCACAACATCACTGAAAACGAATTCATTCGGCTCTCCTATACCGATGCCATCGAGATTGTCAAATCCTGTGGAAAGCAGTTTGACTTCCCCATCGACTGGGGCAGTGATATGCAGTCCGAACATGAACGATACTTAACTGAGGAACACTTTAAGCAACCCGTCATCGTTTACAATTACCCCCGAACGATCAAACCCTTCTACATGCGTTGCAATGACGATGGTAAAACCGTCTGTGCTATGGACGTACTTGTTCCAGGTGTCGGTGAGATTATTGGAGGAAGTCAGCGCGAAGAACGCTACGATGTTCTCATTGATCGTATGCGGGAAGGAGATCTAAACCCCGAAGACTACTGGTGGTACACCGACTTAAGGAAGTACGGTACAGTCCCTCATTCCGGCTTCGGACTCGGGTTTGAGCGTTTGATTCAGCTACTGACCTCTATGACTAATATCCGTGACTGTATCCCCTTCCCCAGAACTCCTAAAAACGCGGAATTCTGA
- a CDS encoding alpha/beta hydrolase family protein gives MKILFVTLVLFSLVMPAQSVAQAEEEVKIIPDVVYGHKFGMALTFDVFQPEKPNGAGVLFMVSGGWYSRWTEPQNMLSWFKPLLDSGFTVFCIRHGSSPKFKIPEVVEDVRRSVRFIRLHAKEYGVDPNRLGVWGGSAGGHLSLILGTTSDQGEPDAKDKVLQQSDRVAAVAAYYPPTDLREFVEETSPYYQRFPALQFDKELADDFSPLLQVTPDDSPTLLIHGDQDKLVPISHSENIMQQFKEKNVPAELLVIEKAAHGFKGDDQTRASQAVVEWFQKHLQGQSK, from the coding sequence ATGAAAATCTTATTCGTTACCTTAGTACTCTTTTCACTAGTTATGCCTGCGCAGTCAGTTGCTCAGGCGGAAGAAGAAGTCAAAATAATTCCGGACGTCGTTTATGGGCATAAATTTGGAATGGCACTGACATTCGATGTGTTCCAACCCGAGAAGCCGAACGGCGCTGGCGTACTTTTCATGGTTAGTGGCGGATGGTATTCGCGCTGGACGGAGCCTCAAAATATGTTGTCGTGGTTTAAGCCATTATTAGATAGCGGTTTTACAGTATTTTGTATCAGGCATGGCAGCAGCCCTAAATTCAAAATCCCGGAAGTGGTCGAGGATGTGAGAAGAAGTGTGCGGTTCATTCGTCTGCATGCGAAAGAATACGGTGTCGATCCCAACCGACTGGGGGTATGGGGGGGAAGTGCCGGAGGGCATTTATCGCTGATACTGGGGACGACATCGGATCAGGGGGAACCGGACGCAAAAGATAAGGTGTTACAACAGAGTGATCGTGTGGCTGCAGTTGCTGCCTATTATCCTCCTACTGACTTGCGTGAGTTCGTTGAAGAAACATCTCCCTATTACCAGCGGTTTCCTGCACTACAGTTTGACAAGGAACTCGCTGATGATTTCTCCCCACTTCTGCAAGTCACTCCCGATGATTCGCCGACTCTGTTGATTCATGGCGACCAGGACAAACTGGTTCCCATCAGCCATAGTGAAAACATCATGCAGCAGTTTAAGGAGAAAAATGTCCCGGCTGAGTTACTGGTTATTGAAAAGGCGGCTCATGGTTTTAAAGGGGATGACCAGACGCGTGCCAGCCAGGCTGTCGTCGAGTGGTTCCAAAAACATCTACAGGGGCAGTCTAAATGA